In Schistocerca gregaria isolate iqSchGreg1 unplaced genomic scaffold, iqSchGreg1.2 ptg000676l, whole genome shotgun sequence, the DNA window GCTATGTGCTGCTATAGATGCCGTTCTTTCCATAGTTATTGGGTATCCCAATGCTCGTATTCTGTATCTCCTGGCACATGTCGAAATGTTGATGTCAAGGTGTCAGCTGTCATTGTCACACATAGCAGTTATACCACGTATGCATTGTGTACTCCACATGCTCTTATACAAAAAATTcagtaaattattattaaaaaaacgtTACATTAGTTTATCGCAGGCGCTGCTTCTTCTGCGGCTGGCATCATTGTGTACCCTGGCATACACTGAAACATCACTACTATGTTCGCTGTTGTTGTCAAAAACAACATTGCTATTATACATGTGTAACTAATAGGAACTAATATGTCATGAACGTGTCCCCCACGTACACTCAATCTCTCCTGTTGTACGGTGTACTGCTTGTACATTCTAGTTCCCGCTACAATACACCGCCGCACCGTGCATTGGCCCCCTATTTTTTACTAGTACTAATTTAGCAGGCACACGCTCAGCGTATTCGCAACTCATTCTTCCCAACCTTGCACCTTCAAATCTTATTATATCTATCAAGTAAGGGATCTTTGTatattttgaaattattggtgttattattgcaCTACTCAGATTATCTGTTTCGAATAGTGATCAGATAGTGTCTCCTTCTGTGAGTTAATTTGCTATATCTTCAGCTCCTTTTGAAGACCTCCACGCGACAGTTCTCCCTAAGAACCAAACTCTATCATCTGGAGCAAATATCTCTGCCAAAAACAATTAAAACATAAAACAGGGGGCAGTTAATGCATAAttcgaaatttttttaaattatacacgTCTTTTGAGTATTCTATTTCATTTACAGCGTTTGCTCAAAAGTCAAGGCTTCTTTCCACAAAGAGGCAGCACCTAGGTGGTAATTCATGTTTCcctggacgaaactgcgcatggctcCCATGAGTTCTTGCCTTTTCTGGACGAGAACCCTTTTCAATTCTTCGCGGGAGGTTTTCGACATTTGTCTGAATCGATTTCGACAGCTGTTTTCGTGCACTTCCGCTTCGTTCATGGCAAGCTGAGCTACATCAGAAGAGGGGTGTCTGTGGAATTGATTTTGCTTATTTTCCCGGGATTTAATCGAGTTCTGATAACACCGCCGATCGTGATTCAAATCCTCGAAGACATCTTCAATCGACCGAATAATGCGAATCCAGTCTTTCAAAGTGTCAGTGAACAGGTCTTTTTGATCGTACTCGTAATCCTTTTGAATACTCCCTAGCTGGTTAATGGTTTCTGATAACTTTTTGTACATTCCAGACAACTGAGGATCTACAGGCGCTTCTTCGTTCGATAATGTGTTGCATACAGCAGAGAAATCGCTCAAAACTTGATTTATATCAGCAATACGTTTGGTCAATAAATGACTCCGAGTAAGCAAAGTGTTAAAATGACAACCAATAGACATCCAATACTTTCTTTGATCTTCAAACCAGGAGTCTTCCTCTTGATCTCCTGCAACAGACGACGGTTTTGCCGTAGTAATTTTATCTTTGATAAGACCAATAAATCCTCTATGATATGGCATCTTCTGTTCAGTCGTTGCACTTTTCAATTGAACGAATTTGTGCTCTGGCCCTTGCAAAAATGTGACCAAGTCATCACTCCGCAATAAATCTTCCATCAATACTATTCGCTTCAAAAACCTCTCCAACTCTCTTCGACGGTAGACTATGAATTCCTCATCAAAACGATCTTCGGTCGTCCTGTCAGCACGCATCTAAAAAAAAAATCGAGCAATCTCCGACCTCTACCTCTCCTACCTCCCCTGTAACGCCAAAAAAAATTCAAACGTACTTATGATCGTTTTCTCCGGAAGGGGTGGGATAATGTATCCGCGAAAACTGGAAATGAGCCTGTTCCTAACCCACTCAAAATCGCTGTAGCGACGAACTACGTTGAATTCTTTGTCTATAAAGTCCGGATGGCTGGTCTGAATGGGCGCACATCCACAAAAACGCGCCCAAACACGAGATCTGTAAGTGACCGTCGCGCTCTACtaacctctaaaaaaaaaaaggcaaaccttGATAGTAATTGTGTACGTCATGTATTGATCAAGGTTCTCTCCTTGCTTTCTCGGTCCGGACACGGACACTTGCCATG includes these proteins:
- the LOC126318684 gene encoding uncharacterized protein LOC126318684, encoding MEEVSGSEEVLVDRTVDSELVNTEAGSDTNSDSCTASKTANDAAKESTWQVSVSGPRKQGENLDQYMTYTITIKTSHPDFIDKEFNVVRRYSDFEWVRNRLISSFRGYIIPPLPEKTIINRFDEEFIVYRRRELERFLKRIVLMEDLLRSDDLVTFLQGPEHKFVQLKSATTEQKMPYHRGFIGLIKDKITTAKPSSVAGDQEEDSWFEDQRKYWMSIGCHFNTLLTRSHLLTKRIADINQVLSDFSAVCNTLSNEEAPVDPQLSGMYKKLSETINQLGSIQKDYEYDQKDLFTDTLKDWIRIIRSIEDVFEDLNHDRRCYQNSIKSRENKQNQFHRHPSSDVAQLAMNEAEVHENSCRNRFRQMSKTSREELKRVLVQKRQELMGAMRSFVQGNMNYHLGAASLWKEALTFEQTL